CAGACCCATAGCTGCAACcagatcacatttatttttaaaggttttatttatttgagagagagagagagcagggggcagggggaggagcagagggaagggacggggagggaaagaatctcagattctgtgttgagcatggagcctgaagtggggctcagtcccatgaccctgagatcatgacctgagctgaaaccaagcattggatgcttaacctacagagccaccccggcgcccccaaGAGCACATTTGTTAATTTGCTGTGAGAACTGTCTAGTAGACTAGACAAGTATATTCTGCCCTGTGGACAAGTCAGGAAGGTTGGGCGGTGAGCACAGACTTAGTATAAAGAGCCTGGTTGAAGGGACCCAGTCAAGGCTCCTTGCGGACGGAAGCGGCAGACTCTTCATTGTCCCTTCTTCCTGCTCAGGACCTCCTGTCTCGCTGTGCTGTTGCCCACTCCTCATCTTTGGCACACCAGCCCTTTCTGTTCATCCAGCAGGGCACAGTGCATCGGCTTGGATTTCCACTTACTAGATGACCCCCGCGTTCTTCACGTGACGCCCTCGCACCTTGGTGGATTACAGGATATGGCAGAAACCTTTCCTCTGCGTTAGGGACCATCTCCTGGTTCATCCCCGTAGACGGCTCACTGCATCCACTGTCCGTGAATTTGCCAGCCTAATTTGGAGGGCAACCTTATTTCCAAGCCTTGCCCATTGCTGCACCCGCGGTGTAGGTGGGGGAAGCAGGAGGCTTTGAGGTCAAAGCCGCAGGCAGGGCCCGTCTCCAAGGAGGGCCTCCAGGGCCGGGTGAGGAGTCTGGACTTTATCCTATAGGAGACTGGTAGCAGAGAAGGCTTTTAAACAAAAGCATGGCATTTCTGTTTGATTTCTGCCAATTGCGGGGAGAGTATTGTGGAAGGTGGCACGACTGAAATCTTAGAGACTATTTGGGGGCTGAATGATGACTCCCAAAGAGGCCCACGTCTGAATCCCCAGAACTTGTGCATATGTTAGGTTCCATGGCAAAGGGGAATGAAGGTTGCATGTGGAATTGAGATGACTAATCAGAGGACGTTGAGTGGCCATGAGCAGCCTGGCttatggggggttgggggggtgggggtgggcgctGTGCAAGCACAGTGATCCTCATCTGTCGccgagggaggcagaggaggagaccAGAGCCAGAGAACAGAAGAGGCTGCACTGCTGAGTTTGAAGGTAGGGGAAGGACCACAGGGCTAGGAACGAAGGTGGCCTCTAGAAACGGGAAAGCAAGGAactggattctcccctagagccttcagaaggaacacagcctgctgacatcttgatttttaGCACATTTTGGGCCTCTGACCCCTAGACctataagataatacattttttaaagccacCAAGTTTCTGGCAATTTGTTCTAGCAGCCATAGGAAATGAATTTAGAGGCTCTTTGCAATAATCCAGGCTACAGATGGTGAAGGTCTGCTATTGACAACAGGGGCAGCAGGAAGGGGACAAGGTCAAGGGAAACTGAGGACATGGACTCAGAGTCTGATTGGACACatagggttggggtgggggcagaagacTCTTCTCCTGCCCAGTACCCTGAAGCTTGCTCCTCATCTCATCTGTCCCGCAAGGCAGCCCCTGACCCGAGCCTCTACCCtgtcccagggctgggggagtACCTCTTGGGCTACTAGAACCACAGGAGGGAATTCTAAAGGACACTCTGTAGTTATGGGCCTCACACTTAACACGGGATGGTCGGGCGCCGCAGACACACAGCCTCAGATATTTTATGAGTTAACTAGACTTTTGCGATGGGTTAGGAATCTATTCACTTGGTGGGGAACAGATCTAGATTCCAAACCCCGACACTGGCCACTGTGCATGTTTAGCTGAATCTATTTTCAGATTTTCCCCCCCCCGCATGTACTATGGTCTTATAATTTTAGTTTGCTCATGGAAAGATGTGGGGTGGCTTACTACGGATGATTCATCCTCACATTGTCCCATGTGCCCGTTGGTGTGTTCTGTAAGTGCTTGGGAGGAGTGTTCCCTAATTACACGTTTCAGGATGCATTGTTTGTGTGGCCCCACCAGCACCGATCAAGGTGTGCTTTATCGGCCATCTGAAGCCGTTCTGAGTGGCGGTCACCCTGCGGAGAATTACTACCCACCAGTCCCTTGGCCTTCACAAACAGCATGCCCTGCCTCAGCCATAAACTAGACATAATTTTAGCCACATCATCCTGATAAAGTTGATGAGGGCTAGTTTTGCttcctctttcctgccttgtgAGTCATTTATAGATCTTTCTGTCAGGCTAACCTCAACTGTTTCATGCATTGAGGGTGTTAAAACTAGCTTTCCTAGCGATCAATCACTTCAGGGACACACTGACTTAGAGCAGCGGCAAGCCCTGGGATTTTGCAGTGTGATGGCAAGTGTCTGAGACTCGCCGTTCCTCTTTCCTTCAAGGGTAAATGTTCCTTTGTTGGCAGGTGGTGGGGGTGACAGACTATTTTCAAAGACCATTTTCACCCAGATTCACACTTTAGTTGACAATGTGGTCGAGGAATGCGGTCTTTCCCCTGGGCTCCTCAGAGGTATGAACGCCAAAACTAATatagtgctggggcgcctgggtggctcagtcgttgggcgtctgccttcgactcgggtcatgatcccgggatcctgggatcgggccccgcatcgggctccctgctcggcgggaggcctgcttctccctctcttgctccccctgcttgtgttccctctctcgctgtgtctctctcagtcaaataaaacaacaacaacaacaacaaactaataTAGTgctaaaaatacaattttcttgggcttttcccctttgtttttaatgtttatacatatatatatatattttttgctttgttggGATGcattgtaaattttttctttagataGTTTGCGTGTAATGCTTCTCAAACGCAGGAGGCTTACATTCATACACTGGCCTCCCTGTTTTGGTGTTTGACATATTCATGGTGGAAATGGCgggttatataattatatatttatatgatacaGGGGTGGGCAAACTTTTTCTTctgctctcctcttccttcttcaaatGTAGAAACCCTTCTTAGCTTGAGGTCCATTCAAACACAGGCcatggatggggcgcctgggtggctcagtcggttaagcgtctgcctttggcttaggtcatgatcccagggtcctgggatcgagtcccgagttggctccctgctcagtgtggcgtctgtttttccctctgtcctcccctccccccctacttgtgcacgcacgtgcgctctctctctctcaaatctttaaaagaaagaaaagtgggggtgcctgggtggctcagtcagttaagtgtctgccttcggcttaggtcatgactctagggtcctgggatcgagtcccacatcggggtccctgctcagcagggagtctgcttctctctctcccactccccctgcttgtgttccctctctcgctgtgtctctctctgtcaaataaataaatacataaataaaatcttcaaaaacaggCCATGGCTTGAATGCAGGCTGCTGGCCAGAGTGTGCGGACCTGTGCTCTAACTTATGGGTAAGCACATGCAGACAGAAAAGAACCCGATGAACATTCCTTCAGTTCTCCAATCTCCTTCTGCTTTCTGGCAACACGCATCACACGGATTCGTGCTCTTTCTGTGGTTGGGATCCGTTCATCTTGCATTCTGTTCTCTCAAAACTGAACACACGTTTCCGTGTTGAGAGCTCACATTCGTGTGGATCACCTACATCTCTAGCCCCCTTGAGGTGGACACCCGCTGCAATATAATTGTACTTCCTTTCATCTCAAGATACCTGTGTTGTATTTGCCCTAGGTAAATACTTCCCCGGCTGTGAATAGGTAATTAAAATTCTGAACCTTTTATGGCCCTGGGATCCTTATCTGTTTGAACAATACTCACCTAGGTGGAGGGCTCACGGGAGGCAAAGGTATGTGAGTTGATGATGACCTGGATGCAGAAGAACCCGGGGCCTGAGCAGTGAGGGCGTGAGTGTAGGAGGTGGGAGAGTCAGGAGGCCCCCCACCAGGGTCCCACCTTCTGCCAAGAATCTCTTTTGAAACTGCCAATCTTGATGACCTGCTCTGGAATTTTTACCACCACAGAGTCCCTCTTTTGTCCCACAGTCCCTCAGCATTGTCCCACAAGGAAGGGTGGGGCGTGGTGGCTttaggatgtgtgtgtgcacgtgtgtgtttgggggtgggtggaCATTGCTCATCAATCTTATTTATTGGCTTAACAGATTCCTGCATCTGGAATCTCATTCTCTGTAGAGCAGGGGTTGGGGCCTGGGCTCTGGAATCTGGGTTGTGTGAAGACTAAGAAATTGCAAGAATGCCCCCCAGCAAGTAAGCCATCTATAAAGATAATTACTAGGTTGCACTTTCTGCTGCCAGACTTGAAAAATGGGGCGGAATGAGGTCGAAAGACAGCTCTAGCAGCGCCCCTTGGTCCTCGCAGGTTGTAGATTCTGCTGGACTTGCCCTTGGAATCGTCTGGGAATGGAATTATTACTAATTCCCAAAGGGCTGACACATCACTGGCAGCCTTCCGCGGGCAACCGCTTTGTTTGTGGGACTGTCCCTGTGTTTTCTCagaattctgatttaaaaaatctcagaGATCACATTAAAGCAATCATATACGCGATAAAAGCGCCCCAGGAAGGCGCTGGGTTTCATCATCTGTCCCGGGGAGGGCTCAGGGCCGCGGTGCGCAGGCTGTGGGAGCCGCGCGTCCGCTCCCCGACACCTTGGCCGACACCGCCCCCTAGTGGCCGCGCGCCCCGGGCGCTGAGGGCGGGGAAGGCGCGTCTACGCCCGCCCGCCCGTGGGGCTGGAAAATTCCGCCTGCAGAGGTTTCTCTCTTCAGCAGCCTGCTTGCCTGCACTCCGCCGATGCTCTTTCCGTGCCTGCCTCCCCTCCGCACGTCCTCCACTTTCATTCAGTGTCCGCGGGTGGTGTGGCCCGGCCGGGGACCGATGGCCACGGAACAGGGGGGTGTTTTTATATCCACACGGGACACATCTTTATGACAAATTCTATTCTTTGCACATTTTGTTCTAGGGCCATTTTCTAAACCCATCAACAGTACTTTTGAGCAGTTGATGCTGTGAGGacagggcaaaggccctgaggtgggaaggggtctggctcttaaaaaaaaacactgacctgaaggcagggagggagggtgggtcGTGGGCTGAGCAGAGGGAATAAGCAACGGAAAGGAGGGCGGGAGGTGAGAGCCAGTGATGGGCAGGTTCCACAGTTTGCATTTTATAAGAGCGCTAGAAAGCTTTGAAGGATTTTACTTGGTAGAGGAGGGTGGTGGTGGAAGGGGGTTTTCATGTGATTAAAATAACTTTGGCAGTTGGGAGGAGAATGGCCTTCAGGGGCGCTGAGTGTGAGCTAGGAGGCCCCTGGGTTGTGAAGGGAGAGATGGCTGGTGTGGCCCAGTCGGGGGTGGCCCTGGGGACATGGAGGGAGTTCCTAGATGCTTTGGAGGCTGACTTGCTTGGCTGGATGCAATGGGCACTGCCCAGGGCAGGGTCAGGGATGCCCGTCCTTCCGGCTGCAGCAGCCGGAGAGCGGACTGAGATTGGAAAGAgcctggggtgaggggtggagcaTGAGTTCCTCTGGACAAGCGGAGTTTGAGAGGTGGGGTAGATGGTCTGGGGAGGAGGTCTGGGCTCTTTTGGGGACAGGTAACAGAACCTAGAGGTAAGGTTCTTTAGACAGGTTCTGAATTTTCTCTTGGGGTCCAAGGGCTGGGTTCAGTGGGGCTTCAAGAAGGGAGGGGGTGTCCCAGGCATCCCCCACACTCTGTTCTCCTTGCATCTGCCTGATCTTCCTTCTTGCTTtaccctctgcctggaatgccctcccccGGGGGCTGGCTCCTGTCCTCCCTTTAAGTCTCTGCTCAAATCCTAAGAAGGGGGCCTCCCGAGCTACAGTTGGCCTGTCTAAGCTCCTCTGGCTCGCATCACTCCATGgatttcttttatggtttttatcGCTGTTCCATCCACCTgtttattgacttattttgccAGAGCTGGTGAGCTTCCCCATCCGATCGCCAGCTCCCTGAGAGCTGAAGCCCCTGCTTTATTCACACTGCCATACTTGGGCCTTAGCGCCTTTCGGGCCCAGAGTAAGTGCTTTACACATACTTGCTGGGTTATGAAATCTGCTCCTGGGTTCCTCAGAGTGCCCAGCACCACTATGCGTGCATCGAAAGTGCCAGTAAATACCTAGGGATTAATTTCATCCCTGAAGACTCCTTTGCCACAGAAGAAAGGGGTGACTGATTCTCTTTCTGCAGGAAAGTTGACTGAATAGGGActcagggaagggggcaggggcacAAGTCAGGGCGCAAAAGCATCACCCCGTGGATGTGGACGGTGGACAGCAGTAACCCGGTGCTGACCAGCCCTGCATCTGTGACACCACTTCCCACCCCGGGATTCTCTTCGGGGCAGAGATGTCTTTAAAGTAAGACTGATGTGAATGGACAGATTGACTTGTAGGCTTTTCCGATTTAAACCTggaaatataggggtgcctgggtggctcagtcggtgaagtgtccgactcttgatctcagctcaggtcttgaactcagggttgtgagtttaagccccacgttgagctccatGCAGGttatggagactacttaaaaacaaaccaaccaacctgGAAATACAATGTCCTAACTGTGGTGACAGATAAAAGGATCTAGGAAATGcataacagggttttttttttttttttcctgttctccaccccctttaaaaaatagtttaataaataatttcatgtaGCATATATCCCGCCATGCCTGGGGACTCCACGTGAACCCCCCTGCTGGCCCTGAGGAGTCAGGGTCTGTCACCCTCAAAGTCACCCCAAACACCTTGGATCCCTAATCAAGGAACCGAACCTTCCTGCCTTTGTTGTGTAAAGTGTCTTACAGGAATCCGATTCCTTCCACGGGGGATTGTGCGCTGTGTGTGATGTGAGGCGCTCTGACGCTGGGCCACTCGGCCCCTGAGCAATCCCAACTGCTCTGTCCACATGCTGGAAGCAGACGCTTCCATCCCAGGTGTGGCTGGGTAGCATAATCAGcttagatatttacagaacacttAATTTCATCACTAAATGGCTGGAGGTTGAGGAGTCTGTCTGAGGTCAGCCGCCACCCTCTATGGACCCCCTTTTCTTCCCCTGTAGGTTAAGTTTGAgcagggccctgggtggctctCTGCCcaggccagggagtgtgtgctgGACACTGTCTTGCCACCTGTGGCCAGTCTGATATGTGTGGGGGACTGGGATTGAGACACCTGGGCCCCTCGGAGATGTGTTTGCATGGCCACTGCCTTTCTCTTTGCACCTGCTAACCTTACCCTCACAGTGGCAGACCTCCTCACTCTAGCAGGTGAGCAAAAAAGAGGCGGGGGCAGGGGACACAAAGGTGCGATGCTTTACTTTATTGAAGGGAACCAGGCTGGGGACGGAGTGAAGGAAGTGTCCAGGACCCGCAGGAGCTCCAGCAGTTGGAGATCTTCAGCTTCTAAGTCCTAAGCACACGTTGGGCTCTTTAAGATTATGCCctaaaacagacacacaccaaaaaaccccaagacAACAGTGAGCGAAACTCAAAGTTAGAGCAAGATGTCTGCATGCAGTAACTTCAGTGTCAGTTAAGAGGTTCAGTAGCTCTGGGAAGAGCTAAGCTTGTAAGAGTTCTAATTATTTCTCAGAAGCCTCTTAAAAAGCGTAAGATGACTGAGTCTGCTCCAAAGGGCTAGAAAGGGCTCCAAAAAAATGGGGCGAGGCTGCAGCCGAGGGACTGGGTGGGGGGGCGGACCCGCTGCTAAGCGGCACAGAGGGAAGGGAGCTATGTACCATGAACTTTAGGATGTTCTCCGTGGTGTTTGAGGGTAGGGTGTCCACCAGACTCTTCAGCTGGATCATCGCATCTTTCATGTCGGCGTCTGGGAGGAAAAATTCAATCGCAGCCTCGTAATTGGAGAGCGTGTCCGTGAAGAGGGTTCTGGTGACATTCAGAAAGCTCAGGCAGATCTCTGCAGAAGCTGAAGCacagaaaagagagagcatgcatgtccAGGCCCTTTTCCAAGCTGACCAGCCCCCTGGCTGGACCCGCCCCAGAGGCAAGCAGGCGGGCCTGTCAGCAAGAGAGAGCAGCCTTTCTGTCGATGGGATGGTGTGGAACGTGAGATCTGGTGGTGCTCCACGCCGTTGGCTCTTTGGCACTGTGGGAAGGCTTTCCGGGGTTGCAGCCAGCTTCTCGTGGCTTGCCCGAGCCCTCCTTGTACTTCCTGGGTTGGGGTGGGGCAATTTGCCATTTGTTCTTTCTGTTAGAGCTCCAGGTGGAGGACTGATAAAAGAAGCTGCTGATCTGATCTTTTATGCAACAGTGGGGGTTTGGGAAGGGGCTGCTGAGGGTTTCTGGTTGTTGTCCCGCCGGAAGCATGCCTCTTACCTGTGGTTAGTGATGGTCTGAGCCACTTGCCacggggggtggtgggggggcagggggcagagtcAGGCTCTGGCAGGAAGAAATACTTGTCCAGGCCAAGAGCAAGCCCCTGAACTGACCCGGGAAGAGGTATGCACCATGAGCACTGGGCCCCTGGGGTGCactcacctgcccacctgcctcttGTGTCTACGCCTGGCCTCACTATGTTCCTTTCACCCGTAGTGCTCCCCAGGTTGTGCTCCCTTTTCAGGCCTCTGCCCCAGGAACATGGGGGAGAGTCACTGCTTCCTACGCCCTGAGTCTCGGTCCCCGTCCTTGAATTCTCTGCCTCGTGTGCAAGTTCCGCTTCCCTGCCTGGACTCCAGGGACCCCCAGAATGGCCACTCCAAGTCAAACCCCCTCCGGAACTTAGAGCCCTGCTTTGCAACTTACTATGTCATCTGGCAAGTTACTTTCTCTTTGTGtggctccattttctcatctgtaaaatgggaataatatccCTATTTCATGGGGTTATTGTAAGGATCAAAAGGGGTTCAGAACAGTGATTGGCACACTGTCAGTGCTGAATAAATGGggatattattattgttattatgacatgtgtgcaaacacacaaatacacaaaggCATCCCAGATCCACCCCTTACCATGTTCCAGCCCTATCTTGCTGAGCCACCAGCTCTATGCACAGCACTGAGATCTAAGTAACATACaattgacctttgaacaacacaggatTGAACTGCATGGGGCCCCTTACgtgtgaatttttttcaataaatgtattggaatttttttttttttgagatttgtgACAATTTGAAGAGATTCACAGATGAACTGAGTAGcctagaaaaaatgaaaaaattcagaaaaggtTGGGTCTGATTGTCAGAAcgcagtatataatacatacgaCATACAAACTATGTGTTAATTAGCGGTTTATATTATCGGTagggcttctggtcaacagcaggctgtGAGTGGTTAAAAGTCAAAGGTTACAGGCAGATTTTTGGCTGTGTGGGGGGCAGTCAGCGCTCCCAACCCCTGTGCGGTTCAGTACATGTCAACTGTACATGTCAGTCCAAAATGATGGTATTTCCCTTTAAAGACAAATATCTCTACACAATAGTTGTCCCCAttgcctcttggttttggttttccaGCTCTTCTGCCACTCCCCAGGGTCATCAAACTTATCGCCATGGGTGTCCTGAAACTTTCGAAGTGaattaattgaaatttgctaaaaaactttttgtttgtttgcttattaaaAGGAGTAGAAGAGGCTGATACAGAGTAAAAACCAGGTAACTCAATTACCAAAAGATCAGGggacttcctccctccctctgtccttcccttcttccctccctctaacctccccccccacccccccgcaatTCCTTTCCTCTTAATGACAGCTGCAACTATTCAGAGACTCCTAATCCTTTTGGCAGAGGACAGAAATGTTTAGAAAACTCCACTCTGGGTTGGCAGTTTCCCAAAGGGAAGATCCCTTTCTAGAATATTCCTCTCTGCCCAGAATGGGTGACCTTGCCTTAGCTTGGATTTCTTTTGGAGACATGAGGCTCTGCAGCTCCTTCTAGCCGCTTCGGCTGCCAAAGTGGTGTGGAGACCCCAGACCTGAGGGTGGCACTGTACCATGGTGTCTTGGCATCTTGGGGGTCTCTTGGAGAGACTGGGCTCTGAGGAGCTCATCATTCCTATTCTGTTGGCCATTGAACACACACATCCATTACGGGATCTCCTCCATTCCTGCCTCCAGTCTGTTCCAACACTGCAATTCTGAAGTTGTTGGCTATGGAAGATGGGATCCCTTCCAGGTTTCCTCATGGGCTCAAGGCGCTCCCCAAGTTCCCAAGATGGCCCTGTTCACAGACCCGGCTTCCTGGCTGGGACTCAGTGTTCCAGCTAAGCAGCTGCCCCCTGAGCAGAACTGGGAAGCAGAACTGGGGAGCAGGAAGGGTTCCTGAGCCTggcttgggggagaggggctCTGGGAACTCACCAGGGCTGCAGCAGAGAGCCAGGGCGGCCAGGGCGAGGATGACAGCGAGCTTCATGGTGGACAGGAGGCTGGCGAGTGAGGCGCTGGCCTGTGTCTGGATCTGGTGGTCTTGTGTGAGACATGCCCATCGGGGTGCCTTCTTAAATGCTCCAGGCTCTAccgggaggggaggaggagggcagggcctgggctctACTGATGGGACCACACTATTTACTTGGGTATCAGCTTGGTGGGAAAAgtaaatattctcttttctcaACCCAGTTTCTTTCCTCATTGGAACTGAGTTTACACAATGGGCACTTGGATGGGGAAACACAGAGTCCTATGTGGTTGCCACAAGGGGACTCAAGTCAGAGGGTGTGGAGAGCCGGCAACCTGTGCCACTCTCATGGAACCTGAATGCCGGGCCAGTCCAGATCAACAGAGGCAATTGCAGAGTCCACCTGGACCCATCACcccaggagaaactgaggcctaaggCCCCTCACACATGGTGCCATGTGGGCTCGGGACTCCTGATGCTCC
Above is a genomic segment from Halichoerus grypus chromosome 11, mHalGry1.hap1.1, whole genome shotgun sequence containing:
- the SCGB1A1 gene encoding uteroglobin; this encodes MKLAVILALAALALCCSPASAEICLSFLNVTRTLFTDTLSNYEAAIEFFLPDADMKDAMIQLKSLVDTLPSNTTENILKFMGIILKSPTCA